One part of the Muntiacus reevesi chromosome 18, mMunRee1.1, whole genome shotgun sequence genome encodes these proteins:
- the CRYBA1 gene encoding beta-crystallin A3, which produces METQTVQQELESLPTTKMAQTNPMPGSVGPWKITIYDQENFQGKRMEFTSSCPNVSERNFDNVRSLKVECGAWVGYEHTSFCGQQFVLERGEYPRWDAWSGSNAYHIERLMSFRPICSANHKESKITIFEKENFIGRQWEISDDYPSLQAMGWLNNEVGSMKIQCGAWVCYQYPGYRGYQYILECDHHGGDYKHWREWGSHAQTSQIQSIRRIQQ; this is translated from the exons ATGGAGACCCAGACTGTGCAGCAGGAGCTGG AATCCCTTCCAACCACCAAGATGGCTCAAACTAACCCCATGCCGGGGTCTGTGGGGCCATGGAAG ATAACCATCTATGACCAGGAGAACTTCCAGGGCAAGAGAATGGAATTCACTAGCTCCTGCCCAAATGTCTCTGAGCGCAATTTTGACAATGTCCGGTCTCTCAAGGTGGAGTGTGGCGC CTGGGTTGGTTACGAGCATACCAGCTTCTGTGGGCAACAGTTTGTCCTGGAGAGAGGAGAGTATCCTCGCTGGGATGCCTGGAGTGGGAGCAATGCCTATCACATCGAGCGCCTCATGTCCTTCCGCCCCATCTGTTCAGCT AATCATAAGGAGTCTAAGATTAccatttttgagaaagaaaatttcattgGACGCCAATGGGAAATCAGTGACGATTACCCCTCCTTGCAAGCCATGGGTTGGTTGAACAACGAAGTTGGCTCCATGAAGATACAATGTGGAGC CTGGGTTTGTTACCAGTATCCTGGGTACCGTGGCTATCAGTATATCTTGGAATGTGACCATCATGGAGGAGACTACAAACACTGGAGAGAGTGGGGTTCTCATGCCCAGACTTCCCAGATTCAATCCATTCGCCGTATCCAACAGTAG